The nucleotide window CGAGGCCTCCTTGGTGAAGAGCGGGAACATGCAGGAGTCCCAGCTCCGGAGCCGCACCCCGTCGTCCTTCTTCGCCTCGTCGCTGATGTCGAAGCAGTGGCACGTGGGGCAGATGTAGGTGCAGGTGCCGCAGGCCAGGCACTTGCCGTGGAGGCCCGCCCAGAAGGGGTGGTCGAAGTTCTTCTGGAGGATCGGCAGGACCTCGCGGGCCGGCACCTGGGACCGGATGCCCGCCCGGGCCTTCTCCCCGGCCTGGGCCTTCCGGGCGTCGGCCTGGCCGTCGGCCGCCTGCCCCTCGAAGAACGAGAGCAGCGCCTCCCCCTTCGGGGTCAGGAACTCCGCGAGGATCTCGCCTCCCCCTCCTCCCAGGTCGGTGGCGAGCACGTCGACGCCGGCCGGCGCCGCCGGGACCGGGTCGCCCCCCACCGAGGTGCAAAAGCACGCGGCGTAGGGCGGCTGGGGGCACGCCAGGGCGACCACGGTGGTGCGCTCCCGGTGGCCCACGTAGTAGGGGTCGCGGCAGCCGGGCTGGTCGAACACCCGGTCCAGGAGGAGGAAGCTCTGGGCGTCGCAGGGCCGCACCACGACCACGGTCTCGGCCGGGTCGTCCCCCTGGCCCGCGCACTCCACCCCCTTGGGGGTACGCGTAAAGCGCATCAGGGTCTCGGTGTGGGGGAAGAGGGCGTTCTTCGGGGCGTTTCGGGTGTTGCGGTAGCCCAGCGCCGGCTGCCGGCCCGGCTCCAGGGGTCCGAACACCACGTTGTCCCCGTCCTGAACCGGCCCGAGCACCCGCTTGGCGGCAGCCAGGCGCTCCAGGGCCGCGGCGAAGGCGTCCTTCGTGAGAAGTCGTTTTTCCATAAGTTCCCTCGCGCGCCTCACCACAGGGCGGTCACAGGAAGATGCCGACCTGGCGCAGCAGCGGCATGCAGTCGACGTGGTGGAACTTGAGCCACTTGCCCGCGTCGGGCGCGCCCATGGCGAGCCCCATGAGCTCGGAGAAGTAGAAGATGGGCATCCCCTGGGTGGCCCGCATGTCCAGGTTGGCCATGCACTCGGGGCAGGCGGTGACGATGCAGTTGGCGCCGGCCTCCCGGGCCATGGTCACCAGCCGGTCCACCAGGCGCACCACTTGCTCGGTGCGGGCAACGGTGAGGGCGCCGCCGCAGCAGTCGGTCTTGAAGGACCAGGGCTTTGCCTCCGCTCCCAG belongs to Thermodesulfobacteriota bacterium and includes:
- a CDS encoding 4Fe-4S dicluster domain-containing protein, producing the protein MEKRLLTKDAFAAALERLAAAKRVLGPVQDGDNVVFGPLEPGRQPALGYRNTRNAPKNALFPHTETLMRFTRTPKGVECAGQGDDPAETVVVVRPCDAQSFLLLDRVFDQPGCRDPYYVGHRERTTVVALACPQPPYAACFCTSVGGDPVPAAPAGVDVLATDLGGGGGEILAEFLTPKGEALLSFFEGQAADGQADARKAQAGEKARAGIRSQVPAREVLPILQKNFDHPFWAGLHGKCLACGTCTYICPTCHCFDISDEAKKDDGVRLRSWDSCMFPLFTKEASGHNPRSSQKERWRQRVMHKFRYIPENFDLVGCVGCGRCVLNCPVNLDIRKIVQDVAKI